The Streptomyces kanamyceticus DNA segment CGCCCCCATGTACGCGACGGGCGCGGCCGGTGGCGAACTGCTCGGCGTGATCTCCGTGGACCGGCCGCGCAACGGCCGCAGGCCCGGCGCCTGGGGCCGCGAGGCCCTGCAGATGTACGCCTTCCAGGCCGCCATCGCGATCAGCAACGCCCGCCTGCGGGCCAACATGCAGCGCGCCCTGGTCCGCCTGGAGAGGGAACAGCAGGCACTGCGGGCCAGCGAGGAGAGTTTCCGGCAGGCCTTCGAGTACGCGCCGTCCGGCATGGCCATCGCCGAGATGGGCGGCGACCAGCACGGCAGGATCCTGCGCACGAACGACGCCCTCTGCCGTCTGCTCGGACGCCCCGCCTCCGCCATGCGGCGCTACTCCTTCTCCGACCTCGTGCACCCCGAGGACATCGGGACGCTGCTCCGTACGTCCGCCGAGGGCGGCCGCGCCGAGCTGCGGCTCGCGCGGCGCGACGGGACGTACGTCTGGGTCAGCCTCAGGAACTCCGTCGTCGCGGACGCCGCCGACGGGCCCCGCTTCCTGCTCACCCACGTCGAGGACATCGAGGAGCGCAAGCGCCGCGAGCTGCACCTCGCCCACCGCGCCAGCCACGACTCGCTGACCGGCCTGCCCAACTCCGCCGAGCTGCGCGCCCGGCTCAGCGCCCGGCTCTGTAGGAGGCCCCACGCGGGCCAGCAGAGCGCCGTGGACTCGCTCGACGCCGCCTACGAGCACGGCTTCGACTTCGGGCGCGCCTCGCACGAGCAGCGGGACGAGGGCTTCGACCACCACGTGCACACCGTCGCTCCGCAGGGCGACGACGACGTGGACGACGGCACCAAGGGGCTCGCGGTCCTCTTCTGCGACCTCGACGGCTTCAAGTCGATCAACGACCGCTTCGGGCACCACACGGGGGACGCCGTCCTCATCGAGGTCGCACGGCGTCTGACCAGCGGCGTTCGGGACGGGGACACGGTGGCGCGGCTCGGTGGCGACGAGTTCGTCGTCCTCGCGGACGGGCTCGGCCGCGCCGACGCGCAGGACCTCGCGGTCCGGCTGCGGAACGCGATCATCCCGCCGATCCGCGTCGACGGCAGG contains these protein-coding regions:
- the cdgB gene encoding diguanylate cyclase CdgB, which produces METESEPYVRLATLRQLHQVVAELNTARSLADTLQTVADGVVNGLGYELACVNLVRPDGDLVVAAFAGNPAAEALITGRVGSRDAWEHRLAMGEPWGALRFISYTEGWVLDDDDVPQWYTEGPAPRFEDEWHPADRLFAPMYATGAAGGELLGVISVDRPRNGRRPGAWGREALQMYAFQAAIAISNARLRANMQRALVRLEREQQALRASEESFRQAFEYAPSGMAIAEMGGDQHGRILRTNDALCRLLGRPASAMRRYSFSDLVHPEDIGTLLRTSAEGGRAELRLARRDGTYVWVSLRNSVVADAADGPRFLLTHVEDIEERKRRELHLAHRASHDSLTGLPNSAELRARLSARLCRRPHAGQQSAVDSLDAAYEHGFDFGRASHEQRDEGFDHHVHTVAPQGDDDVDDGTKGLAVLFCDLDGFKSINDRFGHHTGDAVLIEVARRLTSGVRDGDTVARLGGDEFVVLADGLGRADAQDLAVRLRNAIIPPIRVDGRAVRVGASFGIGWAHCGMSADEVLHSADQRMYVEKRSRAKQHRRAG